The following nucleotide sequence is from Candidatus Methylomirabilota bacterium.
CCTTGGCCTCCAGGGCGAGCGGCTTGAGCTGCTGCGGAGTCTTCACGCCCTTCTCGAGGAGCGCCTTCGTGAGCGTGATGGCCTGGCCGTTCCGGTTGAGGTACATCGGGATGACCATCGGCTTCACGGGCGAGCCCTGGAGGCCCATGGTCGCCGCGTAGGGAATGCCCAGGAGCATGTGGGTCGCCTGGTTCTCGCCGAGGGTGAGGCGATCGCGGATCACCGCCCAGGAGGCTTCCTTCGAGATCGTGGATTCGATGCCGTACCTCTTGAAGAGACCCAGCTCGTGGGCCATGACGATCGAGGAGCAGTCGGTGAGGGCGATGATGCCGATCCGCATCTTCGGAGTTTCCGGAGCGTCGGACGCGTAGGCGCTGCCGGCCCATCGAGCCGGCACGCCCGCGAGCAGGGTGGCCGCGGCGGTGGTCCTGAGGAAATCTCGTCGGGTCGTGCGCATGTGGTCCCCTTTCAAAAAAAATTGGCGCCGCTCCCTCGCGGGAGTCGGCGCCAT
It contains:
- a CDS encoding ABC transporter substrate-binding protein codes for the protein MRTTRRDFLRTTAAATLLAGVPARWAGSAYASDAPETPKMRIGIIALTDCSSIVMAHELGLFKRYGIESTISKEASWAVIRDRLTLGENQATHMLLGIPYAATMGLQGSPVKPMVIPMYLNRNGQAITLTKALLEKGVKTPQQLKPLALEAK